Genomic window (Bombus pascuorum chromosome 8, iyBomPasc1.1, whole genome shotgun sequence):
AAACGAAGTCGGATAGCTATTGCGGCGTACCGAACAGGTTGAAATTCCACGAGAAAATATCCAACAATGAATGGAGGCTTTTAATACGGCAGAGTCGTGGTTCATTTACTAGATATATGCGAGatcttattataaatatctttttttagaGAATCCACCGTGGTGCCTTTGAAAATGCGCGTCGAGTTTTGCATTGTGAACTGATGGTCTAAACGTTACAATGTCATTTTGGTTAATGTTCAATGTCCATCTCTATAAATACTCTTCGTGAGCGGCGTGCGTTACGTCGGTTGTGCTAGTAGAGATTGATCAATTGTCGAGGTAAGTCGAACATAGTTAGTCCACTGGCAAACATTGATCTTTCGTACGCGTTCGTTGTAGTTTGATCCCTACGTCTCGTAGAACTGTCACAGTCGGTGCACTGGCTATATAAAGTACTCGAAGCGTCGCAGTTATAGAATCATAatcttggaattttatttatgtttaccttggaaaaatatttttacgattaagACATATGACAAGCAGAACGCTATGATTGTTTGCTCGTATTTCTTCGGAGTAATTTTccgaatatgtatatatatcaaaGAAGTAGTTAAAGCTAACTGATAAGTTATTTTTTCCAATTGAGCGTATCTACCGCTAcaatatctttatttccgCAAATCATCTTTATTTCGATGGATGTCACTGCTATTCTGAGGAGAGATAATTCTTTCAAGTTATTCGAATGACCTCAGAGTTTTCTCGTAACACTGTAAACTTTCGAAACTTTGTGCaagtttcaacatttttatcgcgttAACACGAGGGTCACAATAGCAAGCGTGTAACAGGGAAACGTTAGAGAACATGCACACCGTCATTTATCAATACACAATCGAGATACGTGATACCATGAACTCTTTTAAGCTTCTAATTCCAACTGCAGCGGTAAGCCCGGAATAGCGAATCATCGTTAGTCGTTACAGATTGCGTCATAAGCCTGATCTATTACGTAAATGTCAGGCGCGTACGAACAGTGTGACAAGTAATCACTTCCCAGTCCACTGTTGCATTCCTTATCATATCGATATCTAATcgattttcgattttttataTGTGGGACGGCAAAGTGAaccataattttaattctgtcAATaacaagtacatatatatatttggaatttagaCTGTGAAAAAATCGATAACGAAAATATCGCTTTTTACAATAAGTCACATGGATAGCTTTATCTATGCAAATAACAACTgcagttataaaattattatgcttattatgttttaactacaacataaaatgtttttaatgttAATGTTTAGAGCAGATAATATTCATGATACTGGTATCGACGTTTCGTTAAACCGTAACCAAATAGCAGTGCATTTAAAACTttggatttatttaatagagcttctagattttttaaagttattaataaattgaaaattctatattGTTTATGTGTACACCTTCACATGTTTGATCTTTATATCAGCATTATACGATATCATCATGATATATCATGATATCAgcaatatgtaattacaattttttggacataaaaagtaaattaaatttatttattttttgatcaTGTACAAATTACTTTTGATTTACTATAAgtagataaaatattgaatatcgCCGCGTGTCCCAAAATACTGtctctttttaaattagaaacgTTAACGTTATTCGGAAGTAATAGTAGTTATCCGCATAATAGTAAACGTCAATAAATTTCGTCATTCGATAGACTTTTTTGTTCACAATCCTCCTTCAAATATctatgatattaataaaacgttGTTACGCATAAACAATTTCTAATCGAATTGTACATTAAAGTGTTTACTTCACTTaaagtaaaggaaaaaaaaaaataaaagaatgaaatgtcATATCCAGTTAACAAGCAGGTGATGCTCGTTAATTTCTTTTGTAGATAATCCAAGGTCATGGTTACATTAAATTAGAAGTCGcgttaaagaaatagaactgttcGAAGTGACACAcgttttgtagtgggattcGTGGATTCAGCGGCGAATCCGACGTTGGTAGAAGAGGAGGGATATACATATAGCCAGACTTCGAATAGTAGTCCGTCAGAGTACCGATCATCTttcgaagaaggagaaagttagtgtgtgtgtgtgtctgaGTCCTACCGAGAACTGGAAACTGTTCAATCATGTGGATTACTGGAAACCgaattatttttgtacttttccTGGTGGTTCTAACGTCTTGTTCAGGCGCTAATAATTCCACGGTACCAAAGAATCGGCTGAAAATCTTGGCAGTCTTCGCTCACCTCGGTAAGAGTCATTTCGACGTGTTCAAACCGCTTCTTGAGCAGCTAAGCCGTCGAGGTCACGACCTGACggtaatttctcattttccaaGAACTGAGAAGGCGATCGCGGAAGAACCTTTGCCCACTTACAAGGATATTAGTCTGCGAAATGAAGAACTCGGTGTGTTTGTAAACGTGGTCGATCTACATGCGATTGAAAGTCCTTACTTCCAAATATTTACTGACTTATACATGCTGTACACTATGTCGGGACTGGTTTGCGATATTGCCCTGAAGAATCCAGAAGTAAAACAGTTGGTCGACTCTGGGAAGAAGTTCGATCTGATGCTTGTCGAGAGCTTCAATACCAACTGTTTCATGGCGCTCGTACACAAGTTTAACGTGccttttatacaaatatccaCTCATCAGTTGATGACATGGGCCATCGATGATTTAGGAGTATCCAACGAGGCCAGTTACATACCGTCGATGTTTACTCGATTGCCAAGGCCAATGAACTTCTTCCAAAGAATGATAAACGCGGTATCGGCATTTATAACAACGATGGTATTTCGCACAGTGTTCAATTGGCGCGATTACTCCGTGGCAAACGAATTTTACGGTCCGGGAATTCCGGATTTGAAATCGATCAGTAACAACGCATCACTCATGTTCGTCAACACGCATTATTCTGTTCACGGTGCTATCTCGTTCCCACCGAATGTGATCGAGGTAGGTGGAATTCACATCTCACCGAAAGTGAAACCCTTGCCaccgaaaattaaaaagtttttggACGAAGCTCACGAGGgtgtgttgtattttaatCTGGGCTCGATGGTAAAGACAGCTTCCATGCCAGAGGACAAACTGAAAGTGTTTATCAAAGTTTTCACCTCTATACCTCGAAAAGTGATTTGGAAATGGGAAGTGGATGGCATACCGGATAATTCCGGATTGGATAATTCCAATAACGTCCTTATAGAGAAGTGGCTGCCTCAGTACGACATATTGAGTAAGTATGATACTTTATTCccttattatctttttttgcTATGTTTTTCTAGTCTTGACTGatagtttcatattattaCGCGTTACTACGATATTTGGAAATGGTATTTGGAGTAACCTATAGCGGGATAATAGAGCGGCAAAAGTCAGCCTAGTATTATGTGAAAGTAATGACTTGTAGCGTGGTGTTCGATGCGAGCGTACGCGATGCTCGTTTCGCTGATACGCATTAGAATCATGTTTCATCGATAGGCCTCTACGTTTTCTAATAGCTTGCCCCTTACTGGAAcggtataattttacaaaaactgTAGAGAGCTTTCGCTTATAAAGGGTTTATccacattttccattttattccaATACAAAAGAAGCTTCTATATGATCGTTATCAGATATAGGTTTTACAATACGACgtttcgtcgttacgtaacaatatacaAGTTACTTGTCGTTGAACGAGATAAACAATGAATCATTGTTTGTTCCATTAAAATCGTCCGGTATTCGCATGCTTGCGTTTTCCGAACTGTATCGGCACGCTAATAAATCCAAGTGTCtccttcaaatttttcatcgcGTGCacgttaattttcattttcaactcGTTCGACAGCTCTGAAATGATATGCATAATTACAGTCAGCAGTTTGACGGCGATtgcatatattaaaatagaaacgtCTTGTTTATGAACCTTTTGCCGTCGTCGTTCATATGTggtcaataaataaattagattcAACGAATTACAAGGTCGATTTATCTTTATGCGCCTGGTACAGTCAAAAGATTTAAACTGTTTATAAACGTTTGCTCCATTGGGAATTTTGCGAGTCAGCATTGCCACTTGTGCCATTATGAACGGTCGAGTGGGTCACGTGAACGCGTTGTTTCTTCTCTCGATCGCTTCTATTTAGACTGttacttcatttttcttcttccacttTCTTCTCATCGGAGCTAGAGCATTGCCTTTTACACGGTGCGTTGGATATAGCAAGCTTATAGATCGCGTTATAAATCGTGTTGGAATCGGTTTGCTCAACGGTGCGGCGTACAGATCATGCAACGACGCGACGTTGCGCGAGAAATGGATCGGTACTAGgaatcgaaattgaaattccatGCCGCTGGATCGAGCTAATCGAAACGGCCCTTGGAAATCGCGGCGAAATATAGGAAGCGTATTTTGGCTGAGGCAACGCACCGATATTTGCCATAGCGCGGCGGCCGCGATGCCGAGcatcaaacagttttgaaactTTCAAAACGGTATGCATAAAGGAGGAGCTTTCGTTGCCTCGAAATGATATCGCGTCATCGATGCCCTATGTGTTATGCGTATACGCGTCATCGTCGATGATTGGacatcaaattatttttcgatctCGAAATTATTTCGGCGCGTAGGATGACATCGCTTTCGACGCGGCCCTGATCGACTCTCTGTATTCGATTAATCGTGATTACCGTTTGATATAACGTTCTCTCGAGCAATTATCGGTTTCTCGTGATATGCAATAttccatgaaatatttcaccATCCATGATATTTCGTACCGTGTGACGCAGTCCTGAACATCGAAGGAAACGATTTCGAACATTCACGTTCTCAGATCGTCTTCCTTTTTGGCTTTCTTCTAAAAGGTAGTTATTTCGTCGAGGGTGCGGTAATTATCGCATCGAAAGGGCAgtcttaaataatttcttcctgGAATCGATGTGGTTGTCAAAGAAGATCCGTTTAAAGGACGTCATACTGTCCTGTCAGTCTCAAATACAGCAGACCCTGGCGCGGATGATCTTTCGACGAATTGGTTGGCTAAGAACGGAGACACGGGACCATCGAAACTCTAACAGTAAGTAGTTTCGCAGCTCTTGGCCACTGTCGAGTGAAATGACATTAATTAGGCAACTCGCTAACGACCTGCTGGCAACATAAATCACCGTTAAAACCTCCGGCGAAGGATACCTTCGTGTCGCATTGTTCATGTCGGTTCTTCCATCCTCTTCCGCGATGGAACTTTATCCTGTAACTTGGATACTAACGTGGTCAGCCTTGTGGCATCGATCTCTACTTGATCACGCACACATGCTCGTGAACCTTCTTCTCTGATAGTGCAAAAACCACACGTTGTCCGATGTTGTTGTTCGATTATGAAATTCCTTACGTAGTGGAATTACATCACGTGCGTTGGTCATATTTCACCGAATAATCTTGCGCGACAGAGATAAGCTTAGTCATCTTCATCCATTgtctgtattttaaataatttgtgttaGTCATGTCATGGGTACAATTACGACATACGCGATTGAGATGACTATGTATATTG
Coding sequences:
- the LOC132909440 gene encoding UDP-glucosyltransferase 2-like, producing the protein MWITGNRIIFVLFLVVLTSCSGANNSTVPKNRLKILAVFAHLGKSHFDVFKPLLEQLSRRGHDLTVISHFPRTEKAIAEEPLPTYKDISLRNEELGVFVNVVDLHAIESPYFQIFTDLYMLYTMSGLVCDIALKNPEVKQLVDSGKKFDLMLVESFNTNCFMALVHKFNVPFIQISTHQLMTWAIDDLGVSNEASYIPSMFTRLPRPMNFFQRMINAVSAFITTMVFRTVFNWRDYSVANEFYGPGIPDLKSISNNASLMFVNTHYSVHGAISFPPNVIEVGGIHISPKVKPLPPKIKKFLDEAHEGVLYFNLGSMVKTASMPEDKLKVFIKVFTSIPRKVIWKWEVDGIPDNSGLDNSNNVLIEKWLPQYDILNHPNVKCYFGHGGLLGLSEGVQSGVPMVLMPFYGDQYQNAIAAQARGVALLVDFTKLNEQTLKHALDEIFNNTRYSENAKKLSKAFKDRPNTPLETAVWWTEYVGRGNASPYIRSEAANMSWCQRNLIDVMVTLAVLALLSLYVSYRVLKCILTRGTKRQEQKNGAISKKRD